GACGAGGTGAGGAGCGGGGTCAGTGGCCCGGTGAGGTGGCGCTGGACCAGCCCTCCACCCAGGAGGCGGGGATGAGCAGGTCGCCCAGCACGAGCGAGGCGGCGAACAGCGCCGCCAGCAGCAGCCCGTACAGAGCCACCCGGGAGGCGGCCCTCATCAGGCCCGGACCGCCGAGTAGCCGGCCTCGGACACGGCGGCGAGCACCGCCGCCTCGTCGACTCCCTGCTCCGCGGAGACGCTGAGCAGACCGGTCTCATGGCTGACCTCGACACCCCGGACGCCGGAGACCTCGCTGACCTCCTCGCGCACGGACATCTCGCAGTGGCCGCAGGTCATGCCGGTCACCTGGAACTGGGTGGTGGTCGCGCTCATATCGGGGTCCTCCCTTGCTTGTCGTATACCCGTCCAGGGTATCGGTACTGTCCCGTTATACCCCCTAGGGGTACGGGCGTGCAAGGGGCGGGAGCATCCGGACCTCGGGTGTCGCCCGTCACAGGAACGTGCTTCCATGGGGTATGGACATCGATGCGATCACCACCATTCGGCACGAGGCGGAGCGGCTGGCCACCGCACTGACACTCGTCGACCCCGACCAGCGGGTCCCCACCTGTCCGGAGTGGACCGCCGACGACCTGCTGTGGCACCTCACCGAGGTCCACGAGTTCTGGGCAGAGATCCTGGCCACCGGTGCCACCACCGAGGACGAGGTGAGGGCGATCGAGGCGGCGACGGCGGCGCGCCCCGGCGAGCGCGAGGCGCTGCTGGAGAGGCGGGCCGCCGCGACCGAGGCACTGCTCGCCCAGCTCGAGACCAGGGCCGATGAGGAGCCCGCCTGGTTCTGGTTCTCCGAGCAGCAGGGCGTCGGCATCACCCGACGCATGCAGACCCACGAGGCGACCATCCACCGGGTGGACGCCGAGCTGACGGCGGGACACTCCGTCAGCGCGATCGACTCCCGCCTCGCCGCTGCCGGCCTCGACCATGTGCTGGAGGTGATGTGGCCGGCCGCCTTCGAATGGATCCCCGACTGGGCGGTCCTCACCCCGGTGGCCGCGGTCGAGGTCCGTCCCCAGGGCGGCTCGGCGCGGTGGCTCGGCATCAGCCGCTGGTCGGGCACGCGGCCCCGCGACGGGCAGGAGTTCGACGTCCCCGTCGGCCGACTGCTGGACGGCC
The window above is part of the Brachybacterium vulturis genome. Proteins encoded here:
- a CDS encoding heavy-metal-associated domain-containing protein; protein product: MSATTTQFQVTGMTCGHCEMSVREEVSEVSGVRGVEVSHETGLLSVSAEQGVDEAAVLAAVSEAGYSAVRA
- a CDS encoding maleylpyruvate isomerase family mycothiol-dependent enzyme, which gives rise to MDIDAITTIRHEAERLATALTLVDPDQRVPTCPEWTADDLLWHLTEVHEFWAEILATGATTEDEVRAIEAATAARPGEREALLERRAAATEALLAQLETRADEEPAWFWFSEQQGVGITRRMQTHEATIHRVDAELTAGHSVSAIDSRLAAAGLDHVLEVMWPAAFEWIPDWAVLTPVAAVEVRPQGGSARWLGISRWSGTRPRDGQEFDVPVGRLLDGPPADELPRAGAGGSARALCLWAWGREQALEHLADGAESVRIQGDPEAITALEALIAEGHD